The nucleotide window CTGGGTTTGAAGTGAGAAAATTCCCAAAATAAGCACTTAAAAAAATATCCAGTTTCCATTGCTGAAAAATCCACCTTAGAAACCATATTATAAACAATTAACCAATAAATAACAAAAACAGTGTTTCCTATGAGGACAGTGGCGGCCAGCATTGTGTACGCTCCCACATATAACATttacaggaagatagctcgggaacgcacacacccagaaagggagaaatctctgcagagaacacaaagtatccggctgtttGGCTTCTCACTGTGTTAAATAATTACCCCCATGTTATACTGCAGGTCCCTTATTCTCATGTCTGTTCATGTTGGGTGCAGCCGTTTAAGAGAGAGCTATATACATTTAGAATGTACGCTGCCCCTCCCTTAGCCCTGTATATAACATTTAGGTAACACTTTGGTGTCTAGATTGGGAAAGAGTTAGATTCTTAGCGGGACTCATTAATGTGGAGAATATTAATCTGAGCAAAACCTTTCTGAAATGTAAATTAATTCTTGCTATTTTTTGCTTGGGAACTTTACCATGTTACTGACAAACCCTTTTTATGTTCTCTGAACCCTCCCGTCACTTTTCTGTGAAGCTGAAAAAACGTTTTATTCCTTCTGTAAATTCAGGAAAATAACTGATACAgccaaaataaatactgtaaataaggcaatgcattttttattttttttattttatgttaattTTTATCTTTGTGACTTTCACACTTTTGCTgccgaattttttttttaagttctctGAACTCTGCTGTGATTGGAAGAAACCCAGAAATGAGACACCAGGACATTTGCATGTGCTTTGCACACACGTTTATTTTATCCCGGCTCTGCCCCATGTGCCAGTCAGATACTGAGGCATCAGTTGTAACGCTCATACATCAGAGAGGAAGAGCAGTAACACATGCAGAAGAGCAATATGCTGACATGGGTTCGTATATTGCTCATAACCATCAGTATAATTCCATGCATAGCAGGCACCATCTTCAACTCGTGTATCATGGCTGTGAGCTACAGAGACTGGAGAAAAGATATCAGCCTGAATCAGTGTGATCTAATCCTACTTAGTATTGGTCTGTCTAATTTAGCCCTGCTGTGTACATTGAATACACAATTGTGGCTTCCTATGCTCCAGTCTCACATCTGGTTCTACAGAGATCTCACATTAGCTCTGCTTGTTCTTCAAATCTTCATAATTTGCTTAAATatctggctcactggctggctttGTGTCTACTACTGCATCAAAATTGCCAACTTCATGCATCGTCTCTTCTTCCGAGTGAAGCTATGGATTTCCTCTGTGTTGCAAAAACTGCTGCTGATGTCAGCCGTGGGATCCTTTATTATAAGTGTCCCATCGATGTGGACTTGTGGGCAAATAGATGCTCAGGAAAACAGCAATTACAGTCTCACAGCCAACTACAGTGCGGTCAGTGAAACATCTGCTTTATGTATCTCTAATATAGTCATCATGGCCGTGCTAGGATGCTGTTTGCCCATTCTGCTATCCCTCATTTCTATTGGGCTCACACTGACGTCTCTTTTGGGACACGTCTGGAGGATGAAGCAGAAGACATCAGACTTCAGCATTCCCCGGTTACAGGTTCATTCCAGAGCAGCCAGGACCATGATACTGCTTGTtgtcctctccatgtctctctgcaTTACAGaactctgcctcctctcccttcccaacaGACCAGAAAacattttcagaaatatctgtTTGTACTCTCTCCTGTGCTACCCCACAGCACAAGCCATCATTCTAATCCACGGGAACTCCAAGTTATGGAGAGTGTGTCAGGAGATCCTACACTGCATTAACCCTTTGAGAGCCGCATGCCATACTGTAGTGTGATGGACTTTTTTAGCTGGTTTTCTAGAGGAGATTGTGTTCTGCTCTCATGTGGAGCAAAGCGCAGAGATATGGACTCTCCCTCTTCCATTTCTGTAATCAGTGACACGGTGATCCTGTTAACACTGTGAGGAGGGCTCACGATACTGTAACGTGCTGGAGGGGCCGCTGCACTCTGgtgcttctctgtccctcctgcaCTCAAAGGTTTAAGCTCTGCATGGATATAGAACTAGGTGCAGGAAAGGAACATGTAATGAACCCCTTACGCTGCCGGTGTCTGTAACACAATAAATATACAACTGCTAGTAATAAATGTGCTCCCTTGTTTGTGTTTATAGACACGTAATTGTACAGAGGGAAGGTACCGATGTAACAGCAGAACCAGAGCAGATTTCCCTCTCTGGTTTCTCCatttctcccttcctctctctgaccatcatctcatctcattttctctctctcacgtcttcccttctccacctccatcttccCCTCGTTTCTGCAAAGACCTGCGCTCTGTTAACCTCGCGGCTCATGTCTCCACTTTGcgttcctccctctcctctctcagccccgcTACAGACTCTAACAACCCGGTCAGgatctacaactctgccctatcctcctctcttgatgtatatgcacctctttctctctctgccggtctcgcccttctaaccccaggccctactacctccttccacattactgtt belongs to Ascaphus truei isolate aAscTru1 chromosome 11, aAscTru1.hap1, whole genome shotgun sequence and includes:
- the LOC142462916 gene encoding taste receptor type 2 member 40-like, which gives rise to MQKSNMLTWVRILLITISIIPCIAGTIFNSCIMAVSYRDWRKDISLNQCDLILLSIGLSNLALLCTLNTQLWLPMLQSHIWFYRDLTLALLVLQIFIICLNIWLTGWLCVYYCIKIANFMHRLFFRVKLWISSVLQKLLLMSAVGSFIISVPSMWTCGQIDAQENSNYSLTANYSAVSETSALCISNIVIMAVLGCCLPILLSLISIGLTLTSLLGHVWRMKQKTSDFSIPRLQVHSRAARTMILLVVLSMSLCITELCLLSLPNRPENIFRNICLYSLLCYPTAQAIILIHGNSKLWRVCQEILHCINPLRAACHTVV